A stretch of Ferribacterium limneticum DNA encodes these proteins:
- a CDS encoding phage protein NinX family protein yields MKTAELIGPALDWAVELANGIHWSNNGYFVFKNADGSTRTFERNPEWHYSTNWSQGGPIIEREKIALKENGYGHWFAKVPGGKWVGSSTPLIAAMRCYVASKLGDEVDIPKELQ; encoded by the coding sequence ATGAAAACCGCAGAGCTGATTGGCCCTGCCCTTGATTGGGCGGTAGAACTTGCCAACGGGATACATTGGTCAAACAATGGATACTTCGTGTTCAAAAACGCGGACGGATCAACACGCACTTTTGAACGTAACCCCGAGTGGCACTACTCAACCAACTGGTCCCAAGGTGGCCCGATCATTGAGCGGGAAAAGATCGCACTCAAAGAAAACGGCTATGGGCATTGGTTCGCTAAGGTGCCGGGTGGTAAGTGGGTAGGTAGTTCAACCCCACTAATCGCGGCCATGCGTTGCTACGTCGCCAGCAAGCTGGGCGATGAAGTGGATATCCCGAAGGAGCTGCAATGA